The following are encoded in a window of Geobacter metallireducens GS-15 genomic DNA:
- a CDS encoding zinc ribbon domain-containing protein, translating into MRKNLFMLEELQELDLKIDGRQGGRQTLLDQMVELDQQVEETRLAVDAKRGELALLEEEKEGLEANLVTEDENIARSEVRQKEIKTQKEYQAVVKEITAARKLKAELEEQILQKSAQAEELTADIAAREADLASLEENMASRKAEIQEGLDRIDRELAADAAAKETTVKAIPASLVKRYLALRERRQGIAIVEARAGNCSGCNMNLPPQLYNSLFRGDDLVLCPHCQRMLFLRQDAQ; encoded by the coding sequence GTGCGCAAGAATCTGTTTATGCTTGAGGAGTTGCAGGAGCTCGACTTGAAAATCGACGGCCGTCAGGGAGGGCGGCAGACGCTGCTCGATCAGATGGTGGAGCTGGATCAGCAGGTGGAAGAGACCCGGCTTGCGGTCGATGCGAAGCGGGGCGAGCTGGCGCTTCTCGAAGAGGAGAAGGAGGGGCTTGAGGCGAATCTGGTCACGGAGGACGAGAATATCGCCCGTTCCGAGGTCCGCCAGAAGGAGATCAAGACCCAGAAGGAGTACCAGGCGGTGGTCAAGGAGATCACGGCTGCGCGCAAGCTTAAGGCTGAACTGGAGGAGCAGATCCTTCAGAAATCGGCCCAGGCCGAGGAGCTCACTGCCGATATCGCTGCCCGTGAAGCCGACCTGGCCTCTCTTGAGGAAAATATGGCGAGCCGCAAAGCGGAGATCCAGGAGGGGCTTGACCGGATCGACCGGGAGCTCGCCGCCGATGCGGCTGCCAAGGAGACAACGGTAAAGGCGATCCCCGCCTCCCTCGTCAAGCGTTACCTGGCCCTACGTGAGCGGCGCCAGGGGATTGCCATCGTGGAGGCGCGTGCAGGCAACTGCTCCGGGTGCAACATGAATCTCCCGCCGCAGCTCTACAATAGCCTCTTCCGGGGGGATGACCTGGTGCTCTGTCCCCACTGCCAGCGGATGCTGTTTCTGCGTCAGGACGCTCAATAG
- the mraZ gene encoding division/cell wall cluster transcriptional repressor MraZ, translating to MFRGIYETTIDAKGRTSLPARFRDVLVESFGDERFFVTNSVPVDLGGGVYSSGLLIFPYQEWFIFEESFLNGKGLTSAQRNSIMRTIVAPAVECSADKLGRVLVPPHLRKNAVLEREILFVGAMKKVEIWSQSEWDKVRAHDMKAFPSDSEAVAELGL from the coding sequence ATGTTCCGGGGGATCTACGAGACAACCATCGACGCCAAGGGGCGGACGAGCCTGCCGGCCAGGTTCAGGGATGTGCTCGTGGAGAGCTTTGGCGATGAGCGCTTTTTTGTCACGAATTCGGTTCCCGTGGATCTCGGGGGCGGGGTTTATAGCTCGGGGCTCCTTATATTCCCCTATCAGGAATGGTTTATCTTTGAGGAGTCGTTTCTGAACGGCAAGGGGCTTACCTCGGCCCAGCGCAACAGCATCATGCGCACTATCGTTGCGCCAGCGGTCGAATGTTCGGCCGATAAGCTGGGAAGGGTGCTGGTGCCCCCGCACCTTCGCAAGAATGCGGTTCTGGAGCGGGAAATCCTGTTTGTGGGAGCCATGAAAAAAGTGGAAATCTGGAGCCAGTCCGAATGGGATAAGGTGCGTGCCCATGATATGAAGGCGTTCCCCTCGGACTCCGAGGCGGTGGCGGAGCTGGGTCTCTAG
- the rsmH gene encoding 16S rRNA (cytosine(1402)-N(4))-methyltransferase RsmH, with translation MAEFGHLSVMPAEVLALLSPRPGGVYVDGTLGGAGHARMILEASSPDGVLVGFDRDPEALAAASKRIASFGDRVRLVRSNFAAMDESLATLGIDTIDGFLLDLGVSSHQLDTAERGFSFQVDAPLDMRMDPETGETAADLVNELSADELARIIREYGEERWAKRIASFVVKAREQHGPIESTLQLVDCVKGAIPRAAWEERIHPATRTFQALRIAVNDELGSLERGLVAGIERLAPGGRGVVISFHSLEDRIVKTVFRRYAQGCTCPKMLPRCVCGNKPRVRILTGKPVMAGGDEVATNPRARSAKVRAVEKL, from the coding sequence GTGGCCGAGTTTGGCCATCTGTCGGTCATGCCGGCGGAAGTGCTTGCCCTGCTCTCCCCCCGGCCGGGCGGAGTTTATGTGGATGGGACCCTGGGAGGCGCCGGTCATGCCCGGATGATTCTTGAGGCGTCTTCGCCCGATGGCGTTCTGGTCGGGTTCGACCGGGACCCGGAGGCGTTGGCCGCGGCCAGCAAGCGGATCGCCTCCTTCGGGGACCGGGTAAGGCTCGTTCGATCAAATTTTGCAGCCATGGACGAGTCGCTTGCCACGCTGGGGATTGACACCATCGACGGCTTCCTCCTGGATCTTGGTGTTTCATCCCACCAGCTTGATACGGCGGAGCGGGGGTTCAGTTTTCAGGTGGATGCACCCCTTGATATGAGGATGGACCCGGAAACCGGCGAGACTGCTGCCGATCTGGTGAATGAACTTTCTGCAGACGAGCTGGCTCGAATAATCCGAGAGTACGGAGAAGAACGGTGGGCGAAGCGGATCGCCTCGTTCGTCGTCAAGGCGAGGGAGCAGCACGGGCCCATAGAGAGTACGCTTCAGCTGGTTGATTGTGTGAAGGGGGCGATTCCCCGGGCAGCGTGGGAAGAGCGAATCCATCCGGCCACGCGGACGTTCCAGGCGCTCCGCATTGCTGTGAACGACGAACTCGGAAGCCTGGAGCGGGGCCTTGTGGCCGGTATCGAACGTCTGGCCCCGGGGGGGAGGGGGGTGGTGATTTCGTTCCACTCCCTTGAGGATCGGATCGTCAAGACCGTTTTCCGCCGCTATGCCCAGGGATGCACCTGCCCGAAAATGCTCCCCCGATGTGTATGCGGCAACAAACCTCGCGTCCGCATCCTTACCGGAAAGCCGGTAATGGCGGGAGGGGACGAGGTGGCGACAAACCCTAGGGCGCGGAGCGCCAAGGTGCGGGCAGTGGAAAAGCTGTGA
- the ftsL gene encoding cell division protein FtsL has protein sequence MAQARTDFTKVAAPKKLEAMYAQRGEMFPFLLAVMVLLTLVSVFHVWSRVRVIDLNLEIAEANRFLKEAQEEQNRLRLEVASLKTPARIEALAKGDLGMALPTDQQVVVVK, from the coding sequence ATGGCGCAGGCGAGAACCGATTTTACCAAGGTGGCGGCACCGAAAAAGCTTGAGGCGATGTATGCCCAGAGGGGGGAGATGTTTCCTTTTCTTCTGGCGGTCATGGTTTTGCTGACACTCGTTTCGGTTTTCCATGTGTGGTCCCGGGTGCGGGTCATTGACTTGAACCTGGAGATCGCCGAGGCCAACCGGTTCCTTAAGGAAGCCCAGGAAGAGCAGAACAGGCTGCGGCTCGAGGTTGCATCCCTGAAAACTCCGGCCCGGATCGAGGCCCTTGCCAAGGGGGACCTCGGCATGGCGCTCCCCACTGACCAGCAGGTGGTGGTAGTGAAATGA
- a CDS encoding penicillin-binding protein, giving the protein MRYDAEKWITLRIRFIGGFFVLLFALTFCRAFYLQVIKRDYLLKLADRQHQKIIPLTPVRGTIYDANGAALAVSVEMDSCYAEPKSMEDLGEASAQLAPVLGMPKESILKKLQGNKNFVWLQRRLTPDVVKRIRDLDLEGIGFVKETKRFYPNSEVAAHVIGFTGLDPEGLEGVERRYDSTILGGTGYLVTERDALGRNVALKGTVIQNGAMGHDVTLTLDKNIQYIAEKELAQAVEKSGARAGTALVMDPHTGKVLAMANYPTFNLNSHASYSPQVWRNRAVADSYEPGSTFKTFLVAAALEEKVIRPGDGINCEGGSYAIGGRTIHDTHKYGRLSIAEVLKYSSNIGAAKIGSRLGPSRLYTYLKNFGIGDRSGVDLPGEVGGSLRPWSQWYGIDLATISFGQGVTTSSLQLASAVSAIANGGVLMKPYLVEKITDSEGNVVTSFEPQVRRRVISPETAKTVSRMMEGVAAEGGTGTNASVEGYRVAGKTGTAQKVDPVTHGYSATKRTASFIGFVPADRPRITILVVIDEPKTSPYGGVVAAPAFSSIALQTLCYLKVPPDTVVRSKPKTVEAKAIPEAAEATEAAEGAIVEEGEGIVMPNFRGMSMRQTLKVMEEKGLNVRLHGSGRAMEQSPLPGHRIKPSDQVWVKFTPTA; this is encoded by the coding sequence ATGAGGTACGACGCGGAGAAATGGATAACTCTCCGTATCCGCTTCATCGGGGGGTTCTTCGTTCTCCTCTTTGCGTTGACGTTCTGCCGAGCTTTTTACCTTCAGGTGATCAAGCGCGACTACCTTCTCAAGCTCGCCGATCGGCAGCACCAGAAGATTATTCCCCTTACGCCGGTTCGCGGGACGATCTACGATGCGAATGGCGCCGCCTTGGCCGTTTCGGTTGAGATGGATTCCTGTTATGCCGAGCCAAAGTCCATGGAGGACTTGGGCGAGGCTTCGGCGCAGTTGGCGCCAGTCCTTGGCATGCCAAAGGAGTCGATCCTGAAGAAGCTCCAGGGGAACAAGAACTTCGTCTGGCTCCAACGGCGGCTTACCCCCGATGTGGTGAAGCGAATCCGGGACCTGGATCTCGAGGGGATCGGTTTCGTCAAGGAGACAAAGCGCTTTTATCCCAACTCAGAGGTGGCTGCCCACGTGATCGGGTTCACCGGCCTGGACCCCGAGGGACTGGAGGGAGTAGAGCGACGCTATGACTCTACGATCCTTGGTGGAACCGGCTATCTGGTGACCGAGCGGGACGCCCTGGGACGCAACGTGGCCCTCAAGGGGACGGTGATCCAGAATGGGGCCATGGGGCACGACGTCACCCTTACCCTGGACAAGAACATCCAGTATATCGCCGAGAAGGAACTGGCCCAGGCGGTGGAAAAAAGCGGAGCCCGCGCCGGTACCGCGCTCGTGATGGATCCCCACACCGGCAAGGTGCTGGCCATGGCAAATTATCCGACCTTCAATCTGAACTCCCATGCCTCCTACTCTCCGCAGGTATGGCGTAACCGCGCCGTTGCCGACAGCTATGAGCCCGGTTCCACCTTCAAGACCTTCCTGGTCGCCGCCGCGTTGGAGGAAAAGGTGATCCGGCCCGGCGACGGCATAAATTGCGAGGGAGGAAGCTACGCGATCGGCGGAAGGACGATCCACGACACGCACAAGTACGGCCGGCTCAGTATCGCCGAGGTCCTCAAGTATTCCAGCAATATCGGCGCCGCCAAAATCGGGAGCCGCCTGGGACCGTCACGCTTGTACACCTATCTGAAGAATTTTGGAATCGGCGACAGGAGTGGGGTTGATCTGCCCGGTGAAGTGGGGGGAAGTCTACGGCCATGGAGCCAGTGGTACGGCATCGATCTCGCCACTATTTCGTTTGGTCAGGGTGTGACGACATCGTCGCTGCAACTGGCCTCCGCCGTATCGGCCATTGCCAACGGCGGTGTTCTCATGAAACCCTATCTGGTCGAGAAGATCACCGACAGCGAAGGGAATGTAGTCACGTCTTTCGAGCCACAGGTGCGCCGACGGGTCATTTCCCCTGAAACGGCCAAAACGGTTTCCCGGATGATGGAAGGGGTTGCCGCCGAGGGGGGGACCGGAACCAATGCCTCGGTTGAAGGCTACCGGGTTGCCGGCAAGACCGGCACTGCGCAGAAGGTGGACCCGGTCACCCACGGGTACTCCGCCACGAAACGGACCGCGTCCTTCATCGGATTTGTCCCCGCAGACCGTCCCCGAATCACCATTCTTGTGGTGATTGATGAGCCGAAGACAAGCCCCTATGGCGGTGTGGTGGCCGCTCCAGCTTTCAGCAGCATCGCGTTGCAGACCCTCTGCTACCTTAAAGTTCCGCCCGACACCGTCGTCAGGAGCAAGCCGAAGACAGTGGAAGCCAAGGCAATTCCGGAGGCCGCGGAGGCCACCGAGGCCGCCGAAGGGGCGATCGTCGAGGAGGGGGAGGGGATTGTGATGCCCAACTTCCGGGGGATGAGCATGCGCCAGACGCTCAAGGTTATGGAAGAGAAGGGGCTCAACGTACGTCTTCACGGAAGCGGGCGGGCCATGGAGCAGAGCCCCCTTCCCGGGCACCGGATCAAGCCCAGCGACCAGGTTTGGGTCAAGTTCACGCCGACGGCGTAA
- a CDS encoding UDP-N-acetylmuramoyl-L-alanyl-D-glutamate--2,6-diaminopimelate ligase, whose protein sequence is MRLEDLARVINPSEAGGSLALEIEGLYCDSRQVRSGGLFFALRGVATDGHDYIVASRDRGAVAVVVEDPSRVPEGMTWLKVDDARLAMSRAAAAFYGNPTDGIPVVGITGTNGKTTTTYLVEAVMARAGIPVAVLGTISYRFGDKTIPAPHTTPESVDLQRTIRDLVDRGAQGVVMEVSSHALEQRRVDGCRFDVGVFTNLTRDHLDYHRDMESYFESKARLFTELLAADDTKPRRAAVINVDDPYGARLASDAVAPVVSYGLSPSVMVRAEMVTFSVDGISGTLVTPLGTIPFHSRLLGRFNLYNILAAVAAGVALGLSPDAIRGGIEGDVRVPGRLERVDNDHGITVLVDYAHTGDALENVLKTVAEIATGRIITVFGCGGDRDRGKRPVMGEIAGRFSDLSIVTSDNPRTEDAGAIIGEILGGIRSLGLREYGAEELITGFDAKGFAAVESRREAIRLAARVARPGDVLLLAGKGHEDYQIIGTMKHHFDDREEVAAAFRELSSKGQG, encoded by the coding sequence ATGAGACTGGAAGATCTGGCACGGGTCATTAATCCCTCTGAAGCAGGAGGATCTCTGGCGCTGGAGATCGAAGGGCTCTACTGCGATTCACGGCAGGTGCGGTCCGGCGGTCTCTTTTTCGCGTTGAGGGGCGTGGCGACAGACGGCCATGATTACATTGTCGCCTCCCGCGACCGTGGCGCGGTTGCCGTGGTGGTGGAGGATCCGTCGCGGGTCCCCGAAGGAATGACCTGGCTGAAGGTCGATGACGCGCGTCTTGCCATGTCCCGTGCTGCCGCAGCCTTCTACGGCAACCCCACCGATGGTATTCCCGTGGTCGGTATCACGGGGACCAACGGAAAGACGACCACTACGTACCTGGTGGAGGCCGTCATGGCCCGAGCCGGCATCCCTGTGGCGGTTCTCGGGACTATCAGTTACCGCTTCGGTGACAAGACTATCCCGGCTCCCCACACGACTCCCGAGTCGGTAGATCTGCAGCGGACCATACGCGATCTGGTGGACCGGGGCGCCCAAGGTGTGGTCATGGAGGTTTCCTCCCATGCCCTTGAGCAGCGACGGGTGGATGGATGCCGCTTCGATGTCGGCGTCTTCACCAATCTCACCCGTGACCACCTGGACTATCATCGGGACATGGAGTCGTACTTCGAAAGCAAGGCGCGGCTATTTACCGAGCTTCTGGCAGCGGACGACACGAAACCCCGACGTGCCGCGGTTATTAACGTGGACGACCCCTATGGCGCCCGACTCGCCAGTGACGCGGTTGCGCCGGTGGTGAGCTACGGGCTGTCTCCTTCAGTCATGGTCCGGGCCGAGATGGTCACCTTTTCTGTCGATGGAATCTCTGGTACCCTCGTTACCCCCCTTGGTACGATACCGTTTCACTCGCGGCTTCTGGGGCGGTTCAACCTCTACAACATCCTGGCGGCTGTGGCGGCTGGCGTGGCCCTGGGACTCTCCCCGGATGCAATTCGCGGGGGAATCGAGGGGGATGTCCGGGTCCCTGGACGCCTTGAGCGGGTTGATAACGACCATGGGATCACGGTGCTGGTCGATTATGCCCACACGGGCGACGCCCTGGAGAATGTCCTGAAGACCGTTGCCGAGATCGCCACCGGCCGGATCATCACTGTATTCGGCTGCGGCGGAGACCGGGATCGGGGAAAACGGCCCGTCATGGGGGAGATTGCAGGGCGTTTCAGCGATCTATCCATCGTCACCTCCGACAACCCGCGAACCGAGGATGCCGGAGCGATTATTGGCGAGATTCTCGGCGGTATCCGTTCTCTTGGGCTCCGGGAGTATGGGGCGGAAGAACTCATCACCGGTTTCGATGCCAAAGGATTTGCTGCGGTGGAATCGAGACGCGAGGCAATCAGGCTGGCCGCCCGCGTGGCACGTCCTGGGGATGTTCTGCTCCTCGCTGGCAAGGGACACGAGGACTACCAGATTATCGGGACGATGAAGCACCACTTCGACGATCGGGAAGAGGTTGCTGCCGCTTTTCGGGAACTGTCATCCAAAGGACAGGGATAG
- a CDS encoding UDP-N-acetylmuramoyl-tripeptide--D-alanyl-D-alanine ligase — protein sequence MLFSLADIREATGGTLGGEGKTAGVEGVSTDSRTVQPGELFVPLRGERFDGHDYLGAACDRGVQVVLAEHQWLEKNELPPGVSAVAVDDTLEALGDLACFHRQRFAIPVVAVTGSNGKTTTKEMLAAILGQTGPGLKTEGNLNNLIGLPQMLLRLDNSHRWAVLEMGMSAFGEIDRLAEIARPDVGIITNAYPAHLETLGSVEGVARAKGELFLRLPAEGCAVFNADDPLIARCPSPDGVRRVSFGLHNADVTAEAVENLGRNGQRFILRLSTESVPVTLRAFGRHNIANALAAAAAAHVLGVPTETIARGLGEFSPYARRFNLEEVGDVILIDDSYNANPASMAAALTTLREIRAGRRAVAVLGDMLELGEGAEEAHRQLGLLAATCVDRLYVMGGMAGIVAAGALEGGLADDAVTVATSHDAIVADLRRTTAAGDFILVKGSRGLAMDRVAEKMREVFVASLGKGASA from the coding sequence GTGTTATTCTCTCTGGCAGACATACGTGAGGCAACGGGAGGCACCCTCGGCGGCGAAGGGAAAACTGCCGGTGTGGAGGGGGTGTCAACCGACTCCCGAACGGTTCAGCCCGGCGAGCTGTTCGTGCCGTTGCGAGGTGAACGGTTTGACGGCCACGATTACCTCGGCGCTGCATGCGATCGCGGGGTACAGGTTGTGCTTGCGGAGCACCAGTGGCTGGAGAAGAACGAACTTCCGCCCGGTGTCTCCGCCGTCGCCGTCGACGATACCCTGGAGGCCCTTGGCGATTTGGCCTGTTTTCATCGGCAGCGCTTTGCCATTCCAGTGGTGGCCGTGACCGGGAGCAACGGCAAGACAACCACCAAGGAGATGCTGGCCGCCATCCTGGGGCAGACCGGCCCCGGGCTCAAGACAGAGGGGAACCTCAACAACCTGATCGGGCTTCCCCAGATGCTTCTTCGCCTCGATAACTCCCATCGTTGGGCTGTCCTGGAGATGGGGATGAGCGCCTTTGGCGAGATCGACCGTCTGGCTGAGATTGCCCGTCCGGATGTGGGGATCATCACCAACGCCTATCCAGCCCACCTGGAGACCCTGGGAAGTGTCGAAGGGGTGGCACGGGCCAAAGGAGAGCTCTTCCTGCGGCTCCCTGCAGAGGGGTGCGCCGTGTTCAACGCCGACGATCCCCTCATCGCCCGTTGTCCCTCCCCCGACGGAGTTCGTCGTGTTTCCTTCGGGCTCCACAACGCCGATGTCACTGCCGAGGCGGTCGAGAATCTTGGGCGCAATGGCCAGCGTTTCATTCTCCGGCTTTCCACGGAATCGGTTCCGGTCACCCTGCGGGCCTTCGGCCGTCACAATATCGCCAATGCCCTTGCCGCTGCCGCGGCTGCCCATGTCCTTGGTGTTCCCACCGAGACCATCGCCCGGGGTCTGGGAGAATTTTCACCCTATGCCAGGAGGTTCAATCTGGAGGAGGTGGGGGACGTCATCCTCATCGACGACAGCTACAATGCTAACCCCGCCTCCATGGCGGCAGCTCTCACCACTCTGCGGGAAATCCGCGCAGGACGCAGGGCGGTGGCGGTTCTTGGCGACATGCTCGAACTGGGCGAAGGGGCCGAGGAGGCCCACCGACAGCTGGGACTTCTGGCAGCCACCTGCGTCGATCGTCTCTACGTGATGGGGGGAATGGCCGGCATTGTTGCTGCTGGGGCACTCGAGGGAGGGCTTGCGGACGATGCAGTTACGGTTGCCACGAGCCATGACGCCATTGTGGCGGACCTGCGGCGAACCACCGCGGCGGGCGATTTCATTCTTGTGAAAGGATCCCGGGGATTGGCCATGGATCGGGTCGCGGAAAAGATGCGTGAAGTCTTTGTCGCGTCCCTCGGGAAGGGGGCCTCGGCCTAA
- the mraY gene encoding phospho-N-acetylmuramoyl-pentapeptide-transferase — MLYHLLYPLASDFRIFNVFKYLTFRTIYAVITALLVSFILGPWVIRKLEALQARQVIRTDGPESHLKKSGTPTMGGILILASIVIPTLLWADLTNRYVWTTLFVIVGYGLIGFTDDYKKVVEKNPKGLSPRQKMAGQLLIAGMAVCFLVFVVNMSTELAFPFFKRLHPDLSWFYIPFAMLVIVGASNAVNLTDGLDGLAIGPVAINAATYLLFTYIAGNAKLSSYLQTPYVPGAGELAVLCGAMVGAGIGFLWYNAYPAEVFMGDVGSLSLGGGLGTLAVITKQEILLVIVGGVFVVEALSVIFQVGSYKYRGKRIFRMAPIHHHFELKGVAEPKIIVRFWIITIILALVAISTLKLR, encoded by the coding sequence ATGCTCTACCATCTCCTTTATCCGCTGGCGAGCGACTTCAGGATCTTCAACGTCTTTAAGTACCTGACGTTCAGGACCATTTACGCCGTCATCACCGCCCTGCTGGTGTCGTTCATTCTCGGCCCTTGGGTCATCCGGAAGCTGGAGGCGCTCCAAGCCCGGCAGGTTATCCGCACTGACGGTCCCGAATCCCACCTGAAGAAGTCGGGTACCCCCACCATGGGCGGGATTCTCATCCTTGCATCCATCGTGATTCCGACGCTTCTGTGGGCCGACCTGACAAACCGCTACGTCTGGACAACTCTCTTTGTGATCGTGGGGTACGGACTTATCGGTTTCACCGACGACTACAAGAAAGTGGTGGAGAAAAACCCCAAGGGGCTCTCCCCCCGCCAGAAGATGGCCGGCCAGTTGCTGATCGCCGGCATGGCGGTCTGCTTCCTCGTTTTTGTGGTGAATATGTCGACTGAGCTCGCCTTCCCCTTTTTCAAGCGACTCCACCCCGACCTTTCCTGGTTTTACATCCCCTTTGCCATGCTGGTCATCGTGGGGGCGAGCAATGCCGTGAACCTGACCGACGGCCTCGACGGTCTGGCCATCGGTCCCGTGGCCATCAACGCAGCAACCTATCTGCTGTTTACTTACATAGCCGGCAATGCTAAGCTGTCCAGCTATTTACAGACCCCCTATGTCCCCGGCGCCGGCGAGTTGGCTGTCCTTTGCGGAGCCATGGTGGGCGCGGGAATAGGCTTTCTCTGGTACAACGCCTACCCAGCCGAGGTTTTCATGGGTGACGTGGGATCCCTCTCCCTCGGCGGCGGGCTCGGGACCCTGGCGGTCATCACCAAGCAGGAGATCCTCCTCGTCATCGTTGGCGGGGTGTTCGTCGTTGAGGCCCTGTCGGTCATCTTCCAGGTGGGGTCCTATAAGTACCGGGGGAAGCGGATCTTCCGCATGGCCCCCATCCACCACCACTTCGAGCTTAAGGGTGTGGCGGAGCCGAAGATCATCGTGCGGTTCTGGATCATCACCATTATCCTGGCCCTGGTGGCGATCTCGACCTTGAAGCTGAGATAG
- the murD gene encoding UDP-N-acetylmuramoyl-L-alanine--D-glutamate ligase: MEISGKNILVVGLARTGVAVARFLARNGARVTVTDLRDESALAGPLRELAGLSVRYVLDRHDEADFAAADVVVVSPGVPQESPYLQAARRAGREVITEIELASRFVTVPMVAITGTNGKTTTTTLTGEIFSACGFRTFVGGNIGNPLIELVEGGETVERVVVEISSFQLEWISSFRPRVAVLLNITEDHLDRYATFQEYIDAKVRIFENQESTDYAVLNVDDPIVAGIAGRVAATVFPMSQQRELAEGVFHRDGVITFRHQGREERFPTARFRITGVHNIENIMASLAATLLLGCDAKQALAAVEGFGGLPHRMELVRELAGVRYYEDSKATNVGSVEKALASFNDITLIAGGKDKGGSYAPLAPLVTERVRHMVLIGEAKERMARELGSLTDTRMATTLEEAVELAASLTEPGGVVLFSPACSSFDMFRDYEERAQRFRAAVNALGTGERP; this comes from the coding sequence ATGGAAATTTCGGGAAAGAACATACTGGTCGTAGGCCTTGCCCGCACGGGCGTGGCGGTGGCCCGCTTTCTGGCGCGAAACGGGGCGCGGGTGACCGTGACCGACCTTCGCGACGAGTCCGCCCTGGCCGGTCCCCTCCGGGAGCTGGCAGGACTTTCCGTGCGGTATGTGCTAGACCGCCACGATGAGGCTGATTTTGCTGCTGCCGACGTAGTGGTGGTGAGTCCCGGCGTCCCCCAGGAGAGCCCCTATCTCCAGGCGGCCCGCAGGGCCGGACGTGAGGTGATTACCGAGATCGAACTGGCGTCCCGGTTCGTTACTGTCCCCATGGTGGCCATCACCGGGACCAACGGCAAGACCACCACCACGACCCTGACAGGGGAGATCTTCAGCGCCTGCGGGTTCCGGACCTTCGTGGGGGGGAACATCGGCAATCCTCTCATCGAGCTTGTAGAGGGAGGCGAGACGGTGGAACGGGTGGTGGTGGAGATCAGTTCCTTCCAGCTGGAATGGATCAGCTCCTTCCGCCCGCGGGTGGCGGTGCTCCTCAATATCACCGAGGACCACCTGGACCGCTATGCTACGTTCCAGGAGTACATTGACGCCAAGGTGCGGATCTTCGAGAACCAGGAATCGACTGACTACGCCGTGCTGAACGTGGATGATCCCATCGTGGCCGGCATTGCCGGGCGGGTTGCCGCGACGGTATTCCCCATGAGCCAACAGCGGGAGCTTGCCGAGGGGGTCTTCCACCGGGACGGCGTCATCACCTTCCGGCACCAGGGGCGTGAGGAACGCTTCCCCACCGCCCGATTCCGGATCACCGGAGTCCACAATATCGAAAACATCATGGCCTCCCTCGCCGCGACCCTCCTCCTGGGGTGCGACGCAAAACAGGCCCTTGCGGCCGTTGAAGGGTTCGGCGGGCTCCCCCACCGGATGGAGCTGGTGCGGGAGTTGGCAGGCGTCCGTTACTACGAGGACAGCAAAGCCACCAACGTGGGAAGTGTGGAGAAGGCCCTGGCCAGTTTCAATGACATCACCCTCATTGCCGGAGGGAAGGACAAGGGGGGATCGTATGCACCCCTGGCCCCCCTGGTGACGGAGCGGGTGCGGCACATGGTCCTCATCGGCGAGGCAAAGGAACGGATGGCCCGGGAACTGGGGAGCCTTACCGACACCCGCATGGCCACGACCCTCGAGGAAGCGGTCGAGCTGGCAGCGAGCCTCACGGAGCCGGGAGGGGTAGTCCTCTTCTCGCCAGCCTGCTCCAGTTTCGACATGTTCCGTGACTACGAGGAACGGGCCCAGCGTTTCCGCGCGGCCGTAAACGCCCTCGGCACGGGAGAGCGCCCGTGA